From the Chelonoidis abingdonii isolate Lonesome George unplaced genomic scaffold, CheloAbing_2.0 scaffold0936, whole genome shotgun sequence genome, the window CTTGCGCATTGGGAGTGATCCCTCTGGCCACagttgtgacgttgcactccatatgcttcatggaaatatgcttatgaatatgacataactggaatatgctttacactaaataccccttgtatggtgtcattagaaagcttgtaatctaataagtgtgttcatcctatttgtttgcatgtattatttctatatctggagttaggagaataagatataaacttgtatcactgatgtaaacatattaagtgaaGGCCATCACGGGTGCTCCAGAAACAATTAGCTGTAAATGGCCTTAGTCACGTGAACGCCTTCCTGTGTACATGGGGGCCAGCCCGTGGGGAATGGAAACTAGGGGGGGTCTCACAGTGACATGTCACCAtatcacctgatactggaatccatctaaAATCCGGTACTTTTCCATtcagagggaggggtggggacccagagagacaaaggattcccagNNNNNNNNNNNNNNNNNNNNNNNNNNNNNNNNNNNNNNNNNNNNNNNNNNNNNNNNNNNNNNNNNNNNNNNNNNNNNNNNNNNNNNNNNNNNNNNNNNNNNNNNNNNNNNNNNNNNNNNNNNNNNNNNNNNNNNNNNNNNNNNNNNNNNNNNNNNNNNNNNNNNNNNNNNNNNNNNNNNNNNNNNNNNNNNNNNNNNNNNNNNNNNNNNNNNNNNNNNNNNNNNNNNNNNNNNNNNNNNNNNNNNNNNNNNNNNNNNNNNNNNNNNNNNNNNNNNNNNNNNNNNNNNNNNNNNNNNNNNNNNNNNNNNNNNNNNNNNNNNNNNNNNNNNNNNNNNNNNNNNNNNNNNNNNNNNNNNNNNNNNNNNNNNNNNNNNNNNNNNNNNNNNNNNNNNNNNNNNNNNNNNNNNNNNNNNNNNNNNNNNNNNNNNNNNNNNNNNNNNNNNNNNNNNNNNNNNNNNNNNNNNNNNNNNNNNNNNNNNNNNNNNNNNNNNNNNNNNNNNNNNNNNNNNNNNNNNNNNNNNNNNNNNNNNNNNNNNNNNNNNNNNNNNNNNNNNNNNNNNNNNNNNNNNNNNNNNNNNNNNNNNNNNNNNNNNNNNNNNNNNNNNNNNNNNNNNNNNNNNNNNNNNNNNNNNNNNNNNNNNNNNNNNNNNNNNNNNNNNNNNNNNNNNNNNNNNNNNNNNNNNNNNNNNNNNNNNNNNNNNNNNNNNNNNNNNNNNNNNNNNNNNNNNNNNNNNNNNNNNNNNNNNNNNNNNNNNNNNNNNNNNNNNNNNNNNNNNNNNNNNNNNNNNNNNNNNNNNNNNNNNNNNNNNNNNNNNNNNNNNNNNNNNNNNNNNNNNNNNNNNNNNNNNNNNNNNNNNNNNNNNNNNNNNNNNNNNNNNNNNNNNNNNNNNNNNNNNNNNNNNNNNNNNNNNNNNNNNNNNNNNNNNNNNNNNNNNNNNNNNNNNNNNNNNNNNNNNNNNNNNNNNNNNNNNNNNNNNNNNNNNNNNNNNNNNNNNNNNNNNNNNNNNNNNNNNNNNNNNNNNNNNNNNNNNNNNNNNNNNNNNNNNNNNNNNNNNNNNNNNNNNNNNNNNNNNNNNNNNNNNNNNNNNNNNNNNNNNNNNNNNNNNNNNNNNNNNNNNNNNNNNNNNNNNNNNNNNNNNNNNNNNNNNNNNNNNNNNNNNNNNNNNNNNNNNNNNNNNNNNNNNNNNNNNNNNNNNNNNNNNNNNNNNNNNNNNNNNNNNNNNNNNNNNNNNNNNNNNNNNNNNNNNNNNNNNNNNNNNNNNNNNNNNNNNNNNNNNNNNNNNNNNNNNNNNNNNNNNNNNNNNNNNNNNNNNNNNNNNNNNNNNNNNNNNNNNNNNNNNNNNNNNNNNNNNNNNNNNNNNNNNNNNNNNNNNNNNNNNNNNNNNNNNNNNNNNNNNNNNNNNNNNNNNNNNNNNNNNNNNNNNNNNNNNNNNNNNNNNNNNNNNNNNNNNNNNNNNNNNNNNNNNNNNNNNNNNNNNNNNNNNNNNNNNNNNNNNNNNNNNNNNNNNNNNNNNNNNNNNNNNNNNNNNNNNNNNNNNNNNNNNNNNNNNNNNNNNNNNNNNNNNNNNNNNNNNNNNNNNNNNNNNNNNNNNNNNNNNNNNNNNNNNNNNNNNNNNNNNNNNNNNNNNNNNNNNNNNNNNNNNNNNNNNNNNNNNNNNNNNNNNNNNNNNNNNNNNNNNNNNNNNNNNNNNNNNNNNNNNNNNNNNNNNNNNNNNNNNNNNNNNNNNNNNNNNNNNNNNNNNNNNNNNNNNNNNNNNNNNNNNNNNNNNNNNNNNNNNNNNNNNNNNNNNNNNNNNNNNNNNNNNNNNNNNNNNNNNNNNNNNNNNNNNNNNNNNNNNNNNNNNNNNNNNNNNNNNNNNNNNNNNNCTGCCCCCTCTCAACTCCACCCTTCTCCCTCCtgccaccctctcccctccccccacgctTCCCGGGGGCTCCTCTGaccccctcctcccgcccctgCCTCTACCCTCCCACGCCGCCGCTCTCTCCCGCCCCTCCCCTCGACCCCGCACCCTTCTCCTTCcttgcacctccccctcccttcccccagcccacgCCCCCGCCCCACTCCTCCGCCCTCCTCCCCCTCGACCCGCCCCTTCTCCTTCTCTGCACCTCCCCCTCCTATCCCTGCCTCCGCACCAGGCCCTCCTCCGCCCTCCCTCGACCCCCCTCACTCccttctccctgcacctccccctcGCCCTCCCATCGCCCGCCCCGCCTCCTCTCCTCCGCCCCTCCCTCGACCCCGCCCCTCTTTCTCTCCTgcaactcccctcctccccacagccccgccCGCcacctctcctgccctcccctcgacccgccccttctcctctcctgcacctcccctcccccccacagccccgcccACGCCCCGCCGCCGGTTGGCTTCGGTCGCTGGCGCAGGGTGTGCACGTAGGTAGTTCCGGCCGGAAGGGCGCAGGCTAGGGGTCATGCTTCCCGCCCGGTCCGGCCCGCAGCCGCCGCCAGCGCCGGGCCCGGTAGGCCGCACGCGCTCTGGCTGGCGGGGGCAGCGAGCCGAGCGCGCTACTGCCTGCTGGCGCGCGGGGGCGAGCGCAGGGCGCGCGGAACCCGCatcggggaagaggcagaggctcCGCGGTCGCCATGGCAGCGCCTCGGGGGAGGGTGagcaggcgggggggccgccgcGTCCGCGCCCCGGAttgtcacccccccccccgcacagatGGGAAATGAGCAGGGAAGGTTGCGCGGCTCGCACTGAGCAGGCGCCCGGGGAGAGGCGGGGCGCTGAGGGGCCGGGCCGGTTCTGAGACCCCCCGCAGCGCACCTGGCGTGGtgtcattcccccccccccgcacatgatggggaaactgagcatgAAGGGTGCCGCGGCTCGGCACTGACCAGGCGCCCGGGGGGGGGAGCGCGGGGGGGGCCGGGCCGGTTTCTTGAGACCCCCCCGCGCACCTGGCTGGtgtcattccccctcccccccccgcacagatggggaaactgaggcaggaaggtGCCGCGGCTCGGCACTGAGCAGgcgcccggggggaggggggagcgcgGGGGGGCTGAGCCGGTTCCTGAGACCCCCCCGCGCACCTGGTTGGTGCTGCCTGTGTGGCGGGAGGACTGGTGtcattccccatcccccactgcacagatggggaaactgaggcaggcagatGCTGCGGTTGGGCACTGAGCAGGGACTGGTGGCCGCATGTTCCGTGTTGGGGGGGCCCCCCCGATTGTCCTGGGGCCTGGTGTGTCTCTGGGAAGGGGGGTCCCCCACGCTCCTCAGTGGAAACCCTCCCTGGGCCAGGCTGACCTGCCCGGCTCCCAGCCTAGGGGTAGGGaggccccagcagctcctgcctgCAGGGCTGTGAGCCCACGGTCCAGTCACCACGTTGAGTGGGGCTGGGTCCAGCCTGGCAGGACAGGAGCCGCTGCAGCTTGCCTGTGCCGGAACCCAGCCCCTGCGCTGCGCTCGTGTGGGGCACTGGGCACGAGGGGAAGCTGCCCGCGGGTAGGTGGCATGGAGCTGGGCGGGGTCCCTTGGCCATGAGGCCAGGGAGTGGATGGCAGAGGAGGGGGTTGGAGCAGTGAGTGATGTGcccacctgctgtgctgctgtggggaaggggccTGGTTATCTCTGGCATGtcaccccctccctcagcagCCTGTACTGCACCCGGGAGTGGCACGGGGACCCCCGGAGATAACGTCAGAACGTCCAGACTGGGTCAagccaagggtccatccagcccagtgtcctgtctgccgacagtggccagtgccaggtgccccagagggaatgaacagaccagggaatcatccagtgatccagcccctgtcgcccattcccagcttctggcaaccagaggctGGAGACGCCATCCCTgtccagcctggctaatagccattgatggacctgtcctccaggaacttctctagctctttttgaaccctgttctaacttggccttcacaatatcccctggcaaagaCTGTTGTatgatgaaatacttccttttgttttcaacctgctgccctGTAATTACattggtggctcctagttcttgtgttatgggaaggggcaaataactcttccttattcacgctctccacaccagtcatactTGTATAGACCTCAATCGTAtgcccccttagtcgtctcttttccaagctgaacaggcccagtcttatcaatctctcctcatacggcagctgttccacacccctaattgtttttgttgcccttttctgaaccttttccaattccaatctctcttttttgagatggggcgaccacatctgcacgcagtattccaggtgtgggtgtaccatggatttatgtagaggcaacatgatattttctgggattatgtttcccccattactttgcatttaccaacattgaatttcatctactatTTTGATGATGTCTgtggccccctgccctggggtggtgggagcCCAGGGAGTTGCTCCTGCCTCACTCATGCGTCTCTGCCTCTCAGGGGCTTCAGCTACGTGGACTTGGTGGAGGGGCTGCAGGATGGCCGTTTCTACGCCCTGAAGCGCATCCTGTGCCATGACAAGGAGGACCGCCGGGAAGCCCTGCACGAGGTGGAGATGCATGGCCTCTTCGAGCACCCCAACATCCTGCGGCTCGAGGCCCACTGCATGGTGGAGAAGGGGCCCAAGCACgaggcctggctgctgctgccctttCTCAGGGTGAGGCCACCCCCTCTCGCAGGGGAGCCGAGACAGCCTGAGGTG encodes:
- the LOC116835357 gene encoding serine/threonine-protein kinase 16-like — translated: ARGGERGGGRAGFLRPPRAPGWCHSPSPPRTDGETEAGRGFSYVDLVEGLQDGRFYALKRILCHDKEDRREALHEVEMHGLFEHPNILRLEAHCMVEKGPKHEAWLLLPFLRRGTLWSEVEALRDKGTFLPEERIVLILLGICRGLEAIHAKGYAHRDLKPTNVLLDDEEQPVLM